A stretch of the Diorhabda sublineata isolate icDioSubl1.1 chromosome 11, icDioSubl1.1, whole genome shotgun sequence genome encodes the following:
- the LOC130450405 gene encoding endocuticle structural glycoprotein SgAbd-2-like, producing MKFIIVEVFTVIYVLQIARAVDYHHHQHLPDQAEHQKKPVIPILKYETEQDQKSWRYSYETGNGIHSEEEGFIKNFGNEKHESVVQQGSVTYHDEHGNPITLTYIADEHGFRAQGEHLPTTPPIPEAILRTVEEGYQEEQQPVEESPVVDGEKTEYGQDTHEQSQSYIDAQSADLKQFLYLNGEAHNPHIGFNKRNDHD from the exons ATGAAGTTCATTATAGTTGAG GTGTTTACAGTAATATACGTATTACAAATAGCCAGAGCTGTAGATTACCATCATCATCAACATCTTCCAGACCAAGCAGAGCATCAGAAGAAACCTGTAATCCCAATTTTGAAATACGAAACAGAACAAGACCAGAAAAGTTGGAGATATAG TTATGAAACTGGAAATGGAATTCATTCCGAAGAAGAAGGTTTTATCAAGAATTTTGGGAACGAAAAACACGAATCGGTAGTTCAGCAAGGTTCTGTAACTTACCATGATGAACACGGTAACCCTATCACTCTGACTTATATAGCTGATGAGCATGGATTTAGAGCACAGGGTGAGCATCTTCCTACAACTCCACCAATACCAGAAGCCATTCTAAGAACCGTAGAAGAAGGATATCAAGAAGAg CAGCAGCCTGTTGAGGAAAGTCCAGTAGTTGATGGAGAAAAAACTGAATATGGACAAGATACTCATGAGCAATCACAATCTTATATAGATGCACAGTCAGCagatttgaaacaatttttatatctaaatggTGAAGCACACAATCCACACATAGGATTTAATAAACGTAATGATCATGACTAA